Proteins from a genomic interval of Falco rusticolus isolate bFalRus1 chromosome 7, bFalRus1.pri, whole genome shotgun sequence:
- the MAN2A2 gene encoding alpha-mannosidase 2x isoform X3: MKLKKQVTVCGAAIFCVAVFSLYLMLDRVQHDPTRHQSGGNFPRSQISVLQNRIEQLEQLLEENHEIISHIKDSVLELTAHAEGQPALPHHTPNGSWVLPPESRPSFLSVSPQDCQFALGGKGQSPDLQMLAVYSLLPFDNQDGGVWKQGFDITYEPNEWDTDPLQVFVVPHSHNDPGWIKTFDKYYYDQTQHILNSMVLKMQEDPRRRFIWSEISFFSKWWDNISAQKRAAVRRLIGNGQLEMVTGGWVMPDEANSHYFAMIDQLIEGHQWLEKNIGVTPRSGWAVDPFGHSSTMPYLLKRSNLTGMLIQRVHYAIKKHFAATQNLEFMWRQTWDPDASTDIFCHMMPFYSYDVPHTCGPDPKICCQFDFKRLPGGRINCPWKVPPRAITDANVAERAQLLLDQYRKKSKLYRSKVLLVPLGDDFRYDKPQEWDAQFLNYQRIFDFLNSRTNLHVQAQFGTLSDYFDALYKKVGIVPGMKPPGFPVLSGDFFSYADREDHYWTGYYTSRPFYKSLDRVLEAHLRYPLSDYALLSNARRNLGLFQHHDAITGTAKEAVAVDYGVRLLHSLTNLKHIIINAAHYLVLGDKDAYRHDPSAPFLDTDDMRPSQDSLPERTVVKLDTLPRFLVVFNPLEQERLSIVLVLVDSPHVCVLSEEGQPLPSQLSAQWGSATDMVPNVYQVSILARLPALGLRVLQLHKSFNSHATLKSSVRLYLHGRDLPVRKQEAVPVHVFPATTDDFCLENQHLQACFSGHSGLLQSIRRAGEEREQRVSSEFLVYGTRTSKDKSGAYLFLPDGEAKPYAPKDPPVVRVTEGPLFSEVASYYQHIQTVVRLYNVPGVEGLSLDMSCLVDIRDHINKELALRFSTDIESDDTFFTDLNGFQIQPRRYQRKLPLQANFYPMPTMAYIQDMQSRLTLHTAQALGVSSLGSGQLEVILDRRLMQDDNRGLGQGLKDNKRTCNRFRLLLERRATANKSSSFFSKLASVFKALGFPGTRTGSPEVQDSRPISFPSLLSHITSMHLNAEALVMPVAQEKPPALRSFMPLSTTFPCDFHILNLRMLQAEQDDSLPSAEAALILHRKGFDCSLEAKNLGFNCTTSQGKLALGGLFQGLELGSLQPTSLTLMYPLGTASNSTNIHLDPMEIATFRIRLG; encoded by the exons ATGAAGCTGAAGAAGCAGGTGACAGTGTGTGGAGCTGCCATCTTCTGCGTGGCCGTCTTCTCCCTCTACTTGATGCTGGACCGGGTGCAGCATGACCCCACGCGCCACCAGAGCGGGGGCAACTTCCCCAGG AGTCAGATCTCGGTGCTGCAGAACCGCAttgagcagctggagcagctgctggaggagaacCACGAGATCATCAGCCACATCAAGGACTCGGTGCTGGAGCTGACAGCCCACGCAGAGGGGCAGCCGGCGCTGCCGCACCACACGCCCAATGGCTCGTGGGTACTGCCCCCCGAGAGTCGCCCGAGTTTCCTCTCTGTCTCCCCACAGGACTGCCAGTTTGCCCTGGGGGGCAAGGGACAGAGCCCAGACCTGCAG ATGCTGGCTGTGTACTCCCTGCTGCCCTTTGACAACCAGGACGGCGGCGTGTGGAAGCAGGGCTTCGATATCACCTATGAGCCCAATGAGTGGGACACTGACCCCCTGCAAGTGTTTGTGGTGCCGCACTCCCACAACGACCCGG GCTGGATCAAGACCTTCGACAAGTACTACTATGACCAGACGCAGCACATCCTCAACAGCATGGTGCTGAAGATGCAGGAGGACCCACGCCGGCGCTTTATCTGGTCCGAGATCTCCTTCTTTTCCAAGTGGTGGGACAACATCAGTGCCCAGAAGCGGGCTGCAGTGCGGAG GCTGATTGGCAATGGGCAGCTGGAGATGGTAACTGGTGGCTGGGTGATGCCTGACGAGGCCAACTCCCACTACTTTGCCATGATCGACCAGCTGATTGAGGGGCACCAGTGGCTGGAGAAGAACATCG GTGTGACGCCCCGGTCGGGCTGGGCTGTTGACCCCTTTGGGCACAGCTCCACCATGCCCTACCTGCTGAAGCGCTCCAACCTGACAGGCATGCTCATCCAGCGCGTGCACTACGCCATCAAGAAGCACTTTGCAGCCACCCAGAACCTGGAGTTCATGTGGAGACAGACgtggg ATCCAGATGCCAGCACCGACATCTTCTGCCACATGATGCCCTTCTACAGCTACGATGTGCCCCACACCTGTGGGCCAGACCCCAAGATCTGCTGTCAGTTTGACTTCAAGCGCCTGCCGGGTGGCCGGATCAACTGCCCGTGGAAGGTGCCTCCCCGAGCCATCACCGATGCCAACGTGGCAGAGCG agcccagctgctgctggaccaGTACCGCAAGAAGTCCAAGCTGTACCGCAGCaaggtgctgctggtgcccctGGGAGACGATTTCCGTTACGACAAGCCGCAGGAGTGGGATGCACAGTTCCTCAACTACCAGCGCATCTTTGACTTCCTCAACTCCCGGACCAACCTCCATGTCCAG GCGCAGTTTGGGACGCTCTCCGACTACTTCGATGCTCTGTACAAGAAGGTGGGCATCGTGCCGGGGATGAAACCACCCGGGTTCCCAGTGCTGAGTGGGGATTTCTTCTCCTATGCGGACCGGGAGGATCACTACTGGACAGGCTACTACACCTCCCGGCCTTTCTACAAGAGCCTGGACCGGGTGCTGGAGGCCCACCTCCG GTACCCGCTCTCCGACTACGCCCTGCTGAGCAATGCCCGCCGCAACCTGGGCCTCTTCCAGCACCACGATGCCATCACCGGTACTGCCAAGGAGGCTGTGGCAGTTGACTACGGAGTCCG GCTGCTCCACTCCCTCACGAACCTCAAGCACATCATCATCAACGCTGCGCATTACCTCGTGCTGGGGGACAAGGACGCCTACCGCCACGACCCTTCTGCACCCTTCCTTGACACA GATGACATGCGCCCCAGCCAGGACTCCCTCCCGGAGAGAACAGTGGTCAAACTGGACACCTTGCCTCG GTTCCTGGTGGTGTTCAACCCACTGGAGCAGGAGCGGCTGAGCATCGTGCTGGTGCTGGTAGACTCCCCACACGTGTGTGTGCTCTCCGAGgaggggcagcccctgccttcCCAGCTCAGTGCGCAGTGGGGCTCTGCTACGGACATGGTGCCCAACGTCTACCAG GTGTCCATCCTGGCCCGGCTGCCTGCACTGGGGCTGCGTGTGCTGCAGTTGCACAAGTCCTTCAACAGCCATGCCACGCTGAAGTCCTCCGTGCGCCTGTACCTGCACGGCCGGGACTTGCCTGTGCGTAAGCAGGAGGCCGTACCCGTGCACGTCTTCCCAGCCACCACTGATGACTTCTGTCTGGAGAACCAGCACCTGCAGGCCTGCTTCTCGGGACACTCAGGCTTGCTGCAG AGCATCCGCCGAGCTGGGGAGGAGCGGGAGCAGAGGGTGAGCAGTGAGTTCCTTGTCTATGGCACCAGGACCTCCAAGGACAAAAGTGGAGCCTATCTCTTTCTGCCTGATGGCGAGGCCAAG ccctACGCGCCCAAGGACCCCCCAGTGGTGCGAGTGACAGAGGGACCCCTCTTCTCAGAGGTCGCCAGCTACTACCAGCACATCCAGACTGTGGTGCGGCTTTACAATGTGCCGG GGGTGGAGGGCCTGTCCCTGGACATGTCTTGCCTGGTGGACATCCGTGACCACATCAACAAGGAGCTGGCCCTGCGCTTCAGCACTGACATTGAGAGTGATGACACCTTCTTCACAGACCTCAATGGTTTCCAG ATCCAGCCCCGCAGGTACCAGCGGAAGCTCCCGCTGCAGGCCAACTTCTACCCCATGCCCACCATGGCCTACATCCAGGACATGCAGAGCCGCCTGACGCTGCACACAGCCCAGGCCCTGGGGGTCTCCAGCCTCGGCAGCG GCCAGCTGGAGGTGATCCTGGACCGGCGCCTCATGCAAGATGACAACCGGGGCCTGGGCCAAGGGCTGAAGGACAACAAGCGGACCTGCAACCGGTTCCGCCTCCTCCTGGAGCGCCGTGCCACCGCCAACAAG AGCTCCAGCTTCTTTTCCAAACTGGCCTCCGTGTTTAAAGCCTTGGGCTTCCCCGGCACCAGGACTGGCAGCCCAGAG GTGCAGGACAGCCGCCCGATCagcttcccctccctgctgagCCACATCACCTCCATGCACCTCAACGCCGAAGCCTTGGTCATGCCCGTGGCCCAGGAGAAGCCGCCAGCCCTGCGCTCCTTCATGCCCCTTTCCACCACCTTCCCCTGTGACTTTCACATCCTTAACCTGCggatgctgcaggcagag CAGGATGACTCCCTACCCTCGGCTGAGGCAGCCCTGATCCTGCACCGCAAAGGCTTTGACTGCAGCTTGGAGGCCAAGAACCTGGGGTTTAACTGCACCACCAGCCAGGGCAAG CTGGCCTTGGGTGGCCTGTTCCAGGGGCTGGAActgggctccctgcagcccacctcGCTGACTTTGATGTACCCGCTGGGCACGGCCTCCAACAGCACCAACATCCACCTGGACCCCATGGAAATTGCCACTTTCCGCATCCGCCTGGGGTAG
- the MAN2A2 gene encoding alpha-mannosidase 2x isoform X1 — MKLKKQVTVCGAAIFCVAVFSLYLMLDRVQHDPTRHQSGGNFPRSQISVLQNRIEQLEQLLEENHEIISHIKDSVLELTAHAEGQPALPHHTPNGSWVLPPESRPSFLSVSPQDCQFALGGKGQSPDLQMLAVYSLLPFDNQDGGVWKQGFDITYEPNEWDTDPLQVFVVPHSHNDPGWIKTFDKYYYDQTQHILNSMVLKMQEDPRRRFIWSEISFFSKWWDNISAQKRAAVRRLIGNGQLEMVTGGWVMPDEANSHYFAMIDQLIEGHQWLEKNIGVTPRSGWAVDPFGHSSTMPYLLKRSNLTGMLIQRVHYAIKKHFAATQNLEFMWRQTWDPDASTDIFCHMMPFYSYDVPHTCGPDPKICCQFDFKRLPGGRINCPWKVPPRAITDANVAERAQLLLDQYRKKSKLYRSKVLLVPLGDDFRYDKPQEWDAQFLNYQRIFDFLNSRTNLHVQAQFGTLSDYFDALYKKVGIVPGMKPPGFPVLSGDFFSYADREDHYWTGYYTSRPFYKSLDRVLEAHLRGAEILYSLALAHARHAGADGRYPLSDYALLSNARRNLGLFQHHDAITGTAKEAVAVDYGVRLLHSLTNLKHIIINAAHYLVLGDKDAYRHDPSAPFLDTDDMRPSQDSLPERTVVKLDTLPRFLVVFNPLEQERLSIVLVLVDSPHVCVLSEEGQPLPSQLSAQWGSATDMVPNVYQVSILARLPALGLRVLQLHKSFNSHATLKSSVRLYLHGRDLPVRKQEAVPVHVFPATTDDFCLENQHLQACFSGHSGLLQSIRRAGEEREQRVSSEFLVYGTRTSKDKSGAYLFLPDGEAKPYAPKDPPVVRVTEGPLFSEVASYYQHIQTVVRLYNVPGVEGLSLDMSCLVDIRDHINKELALRFSTDIESDDTFFTDLNGFQIQPRRYQRKLPLQANFYPMPTMAYIQDMQSRLTLHTAQALGVSSLGSGQLEVILDRRLMQDDNRGLGQGLKDNKRTCNRFRLLLERRATANKSSSFFSKLASVFKALGFPGTRTGSPEVQDSRPISFPSLLSHITSMHLNAEALVMPVAQEKPPALRSFMPLSTTFPCDFHILNLRMLQAEQDDSLPSAEAALILHRKGFDCSLEAKNLGFNCTTSQGKLALGGLFQGLELGSLQPTSLTLMYPLGTASNSTNIHLDPMEIATFRIRLG; from the exons ATGAAGCTGAAGAAGCAGGTGACAGTGTGTGGAGCTGCCATCTTCTGCGTGGCCGTCTTCTCCCTCTACTTGATGCTGGACCGGGTGCAGCATGACCCCACGCGCCACCAGAGCGGGGGCAACTTCCCCAGG AGTCAGATCTCGGTGCTGCAGAACCGCAttgagcagctggagcagctgctggaggagaacCACGAGATCATCAGCCACATCAAGGACTCGGTGCTGGAGCTGACAGCCCACGCAGAGGGGCAGCCGGCGCTGCCGCACCACACGCCCAATGGCTCGTGGGTACTGCCCCCCGAGAGTCGCCCGAGTTTCCTCTCTGTCTCCCCACAGGACTGCCAGTTTGCCCTGGGGGGCAAGGGACAGAGCCCAGACCTGCAG ATGCTGGCTGTGTACTCCCTGCTGCCCTTTGACAACCAGGACGGCGGCGTGTGGAAGCAGGGCTTCGATATCACCTATGAGCCCAATGAGTGGGACACTGACCCCCTGCAAGTGTTTGTGGTGCCGCACTCCCACAACGACCCGG GCTGGATCAAGACCTTCGACAAGTACTACTATGACCAGACGCAGCACATCCTCAACAGCATGGTGCTGAAGATGCAGGAGGACCCACGCCGGCGCTTTATCTGGTCCGAGATCTCCTTCTTTTCCAAGTGGTGGGACAACATCAGTGCCCAGAAGCGGGCTGCAGTGCGGAG GCTGATTGGCAATGGGCAGCTGGAGATGGTAACTGGTGGCTGGGTGATGCCTGACGAGGCCAACTCCCACTACTTTGCCATGATCGACCAGCTGATTGAGGGGCACCAGTGGCTGGAGAAGAACATCG GTGTGACGCCCCGGTCGGGCTGGGCTGTTGACCCCTTTGGGCACAGCTCCACCATGCCCTACCTGCTGAAGCGCTCCAACCTGACAGGCATGCTCATCCAGCGCGTGCACTACGCCATCAAGAAGCACTTTGCAGCCACCCAGAACCTGGAGTTCATGTGGAGACAGACgtggg ATCCAGATGCCAGCACCGACATCTTCTGCCACATGATGCCCTTCTACAGCTACGATGTGCCCCACACCTGTGGGCCAGACCCCAAGATCTGCTGTCAGTTTGACTTCAAGCGCCTGCCGGGTGGCCGGATCAACTGCCCGTGGAAGGTGCCTCCCCGAGCCATCACCGATGCCAACGTGGCAGAGCG agcccagctgctgctggaccaGTACCGCAAGAAGTCCAAGCTGTACCGCAGCaaggtgctgctggtgcccctGGGAGACGATTTCCGTTACGACAAGCCGCAGGAGTGGGATGCACAGTTCCTCAACTACCAGCGCATCTTTGACTTCCTCAACTCCCGGACCAACCTCCATGTCCAG GCGCAGTTTGGGACGCTCTCCGACTACTTCGATGCTCTGTACAAGAAGGTGGGCATCGTGCCGGGGATGAAACCACCCGGGTTCCCAGTGCTGAGTGGGGATTTCTTCTCCTATGCGGACCGGGAGGATCACTACTGGACAGGCTACTACACCTCCCGGCCTTTCTACAAGAGCCTGGACCGGGTGCTGGAGGCCCACCTCCG GGGGGCAGAGATCCTGTACAGCCTGGCGCTTGCCCACGCTCGCCATGCTGGCGCCGATGGCAGGTACCCGCTCTCCGACTACGCCCTGCTGAGCAATGCCCGCCGCAACCTGGGCCTCTTCCAGCACCACGATGCCATCACCGGTACTGCCAAGGAGGCTGTGGCAGTTGACTACGGAGTCCG GCTGCTCCACTCCCTCACGAACCTCAAGCACATCATCATCAACGCTGCGCATTACCTCGTGCTGGGGGACAAGGACGCCTACCGCCACGACCCTTCTGCACCCTTCCTTGACACA GATGACATGCGCCCCAGCCAGGACTCCCTCCCGGAGAGAACAGTGGTCAAACTGGACACCTTGCCTCG GTTCCTGGTGGTGTTCAACCCACTGGAGCAGGAGCGGCTGAGCATCGTGCTGGTGCTGGTAGACTCCCCACACGTGTGTGTGCTCTCCGAGgaggggcagcccctgccttcCCAGCTCAGTGCGCAGTGGGGCTCTGCTACGGACATGGTGCCCAACGTCTACCAG GTGTCCATCCTGGCCCGGCTGCCTGCACTGGGGCTGCGTGTGCTGCAGTTGCACAAGTCCTTCAACAGCCATGCCACGCTGAAGTCCTCCGTGCGCCTGTACCTGCACGGCCGGGACTTGCCTGTGCGTAAGCAGGAGGCCGTACCCGTGCACGTCTTCCCAGCCACCACTGATGACTTCTGTCTGGAGAACCAGCACCTGCAGGCCTGCTTCTCGGGACACTCAGGCTTGCTGCAG AGCATCCGCCGAGCTGGGGAGGAGCGGGAGCAGAGGGTGAGCAGTGAGTTCCTTGTCTATGGCACCAGGACCTCCAAGGACAAAAGTGGAGCCTATCTCTTTCTGCCTGATGGCGAGGCCAAG ccctACGCGCCCAAGGACCCCCCAGTGGTGCGAGTGACAGAGGGACCCCTCTTCTCAGAGGTCGCCAGCTACTACCAGCACATCCAGACTGTGGTGCGGCTTTACAATGTGCCGG GGGTGGAGGGCCTGTCCCTGGACATGTCTTGCCTGGTGGACATCCGTGACCACATCAACAAGGAGCTGGCCCTGCGCTTCAGCACTGACATTGAGAGTGATGACACCTTCTTCACAGACCTCAATGGTTTCCAG ATCCAGCCCCGCAGGTACCAGCGGAAGCTCCCGCTGCAGGCCAACTTCTACCCCATGCCCACCATGGCCTACATCCAGGACATGCAGAGCCGCCTGACGCTGCACACAGCCCAGGCCCTGGGGGTCTCCAGCCTCGGCAGCG GCCAGCTGGAGGTGATCCTGGACCGGCGCCTCATGCAAGATGACAACCGGGGCCTGGGCCAAGGGCTGAAGGACAACAAGCGGACCTGCAACCGGTTCCGCCTCCTCCTGGAGCGCCGTGCCACCGCCAACAAG AGCTCCAGCTTCTTTTCCAAACTGGCCTCCGTGTTTAAAGCCTTGGGCTTCCCCGGCACCAGGACTGGCAGCCCAGAG GTGCAGGACAGCCGCCCGATCagcttcccctccctgctgagCCACATCACCTCCATGCACCTCAACGCCGAAGCCTTGGTCATGCCCGTGGCCCAGGAGAAGCCGCCAGCCCTGCGCTCCTTCATGCCCCTTTCCACCACCTTCCCCTGTGACTTTCACATCCTTAACCTGCggatgctgcaggcagag CAGGATGACTCCCTACCCTCGGCTGAGGCAGCCCTGATCCTGCACCGCAAAGGCTTTGACTGCAGCTTGGAGGCCAAGAACCTGGGGTTTAACTGCACCACCAGCCAGGGCAAG CTGGCCTTGGGTGGCCTGTTCCAGGGGCTGGAActgggctccctgcagcccacctcGCTGACTTTGATGTACCCGCTGGGCACGGCCTCCAACAGCACCAACATCCACCTGGACCCCATGGAAATTGCCACTTTCCGCATCCGCCTGGGGTAG
- the MAN2A2 gene encoding alpha-mannosidase 2x isoform X2, producing the protein MKLKKQVTVCGAAIFCVAVFSLYLMLDRVQHDPTRHQSGGNFPRSQISVLQNRIEQLEQLLEENHEIISHIKDSVLELTAHAEGQPALPHHTPNGSWVLPPESRPSFLSVSPQDCQFALGGKGQSPDLQMLAVYSLLPFDNQDGGVWKQGFDITYEPNEWDTDPLQVFVVPHSHNDPGWIKTFDKYYYDQTQHILNSMVLKMQEDPRRRFIWSEISFFSKWWDNISAQKRAAVRRLIGNGQLEMVTGGWVMPDEANSHYFAMIDQLIEGHQWLEKNIGVTPRSGWAVDPFGHSSTMPYLLKRSNLTGMLIQRVHYAIKKHFAATQNLEFMWRQTWDPDASTDIFCHMMPFYSYDVPHTCGPDPKICCQFDFKRLPGGRINCPWKVPPRAITDANVAERAQLLLDQYRKKSKLYRSKVLLVPLGDDFRYDKPQEWDAQFLNYQRIFDFLNSRTNLHVQAQFGTLSDYFDALYKKVGIVPGMKPPGFPVLSGDFFSYADREDHYWTGYYTSRPFYKSLDRVLEAHLRGAEILYSLALAHARHAGADGRYPLSDYALLSNARRNLGLFQHHDAITGTAKEAVAVDYGVRLLHSLTNLKHIIINAAHYLVLGDKDAYRHDPSAPFLDTDDMRPSQDSLPERTVVKLDTLPRFLVVFNPLEQERLSIVLVLVDSPHVCVLSEEGQPLPSQLSAQWGSATDMVPNVYQVSILARLPALGLRVLQLHKSFNSHATLKSSVRLYLHGRDLPVRKQEAVPVHVFPATTDDFCLENQHLQACFSGHSGLLQSIRRAGEEREQRVSSEFLVYGTRTSKDKSGAYLFLPDGEAKPYAPKDPPVVRVTEGPLFSEVASYYQHIQTVVRLYNVPGVEGLSLDMSCLVDIRDHINKELALRFSTDIESDDTFFTDLNGFQIQPRRYQRKLPLQANFYPMPTMAYIQDMQSRLTLHTAQALGVSSLGSGQLEVILDRRLMQDDNRGLGQGLKDNKRTCNRFRLLLERRATANKSSSFFSKLASVFKALGFPGTRTGSPEVQDSRPISFPSLLSHITSMHLNAEALVMPVAQEKPPALRSFMPLSTTFPCDFHILNLRMLQAEDDSLPSAEAALILHRKGFDCSLEAKNLGFNCTTSQGKLALGGLFQGLELGSLQPTSLTLMYPLGTASNSTNIHLDPMEIATFRIRLG; encoded by the exons ATGAAGCTGAAGAAGCAGGTGACAGTGTGTGGAGCTGCCATCTTCTGCGTGGCCGTCTTCTCCCTCTACTTGATGCTGGACCGGGTGCAGCATGACCCCACGCGCCACCAGAGCGGGGGCAACTTCCCCAGG AGTCAGATCTCGGTGCTGCAGAACCGCAttgagcagctggagcagctgctggaggagaacCACGAGATCATCAGCCACATCAAGGACTCGGTGCTGGAGCTGACAGCCCACGCAGAGGGGCAGCCGGCGCTGCCGCACCACACGCCCAATGGCTCGTGGGTACTGCCCCCCGAGAGTCGCCCGAGTTTCCTCTCTGTCTCCCCACAGGACTGCCAGTTTGCCCTGGGGGGCAAGGGACAGAGCCCAGACCTGCAG ATGCTGGCTGTGTACTCCCTGCTGCCCTTTGACAACCAGGACGGCGGCGTGTGGAAGCAGGGCTTCGATATCACCTATGAGCCCAATGAGTGGGACACTGACCCCCTGCAAGTGTTTGTGGTGCCGCACTCCCACAACGACCCGG GCTGGATCAAGACCTTCGACAAGTACTACTATGACCAGACGCAGCACATCCTCAACAGCATGGTGCTGAAGATGCAGGAGGACCCACGCCGGCGCTTTATCTGGTCCGAGATCTCCTTCTTTTCCAAGTGGTGGGACAACATCAGTGCCCAGAAGCGGGCTGCAGTGCGGAG GCTGATTGGCAATGGGCAGCTGGAGATGGTAACTGGTGGCTGGGTGATGCCTGACGAGGCCAACTCCCACTACTTTGCCATGATCGACCAGCTGATTGAGGGGCACCAGTGGCTGGAGAAGAACATCG GTGTGACGCCCCGGTCGGGCTGGGCTGTTGACCCCTTTGGGCACAGCTCCACCATGCCCTACCTGCTGAAGCGCTCCAACCTGACAGGCATGCTCATCCAGCGCGTGCACTACGCCATCAAGAAGCACTTTGCAGCCACCCAGAACCTGGAGTTCATGTGGAGACAGACgtggg ATCCAGATGCCAGCACCGACATCTTCTGCCACATGATGCCCTTCTACAGCTACGATGTGCCCCACACCTGTGGGCCAGACCCCAAGATCTGCTGTCAGTTTGACTTCAAGCGCCTGCCGGGTGGCCGGATCAACTGCCCGTGGAAGGTGCCTCCCCGAGCCATCACCGATGCCAACGTGGCAGAGCG agcccagctgctgctggaccaGTACCGCAAGAAGTCCAAGCTGTACCGCAGCaaggtgctgctggtgcccctGGGAGACGATTTCCGTTACGACAAGCCGCAGGAGTGGGATGCACAGTTCCTCAACTACCAGCGCATCTTTGACTTCCTCAACTCCCGGACCAACCTCCATGTCCAG GCGCAGTTTGGGACGCTCTCCGACTACTTCGATGCTCTGTACAAGAAGGTGGGCATCGTGCCGGGGATGAAACCACCCGGGTTCCCAGTGCTGAGTGGGGATTTCTTCTCCTATGCGGACCGGGAGGATCACTACTGGACAGGCTACTACACCTCCCGGCCTTTCTACAAGAGCCTGGACCGGGTGCTGGAGGCCCACCTCCG GGGGGCAGAGATCCTGTACAGCCTGGCGCTTGCCCACGCTCGCCATGCTGGCGCCGATGGCAGGTACCCGCTCTCCGACTACGCCCTGCTGAGCAATGCCCGCCGCAACCTGGGCCTCTTCCAGCACCACGATGCCATCACCGGTACTGCCAAGGAGGCTGTGGCAGTTGACTACGGAGTCCG GCTGCTCCACTCCCTCACGAACCTCAAGCACATCATCATCAACGCTGCGCATTACCTCGTGCTGGGGGACAAGGACGCCTACCGCCACGACCCTTCTGCACCCTTCCTTGACACA GATGACATGCGCCCCAGCCAGGACTCCCTCCCGGAGAGAACAGTGGTCAAACTGGACACCTTGCCTCG GTTCCTGGTGGTGTTCAACCCACTGGAGCAGGAGCGGCTGAGCATCGTGCTGGTGCTGGTAGACTCCCCACACGTGTGTGTGCTCTCCGAGgaggggcagcccctgccttcCCAGCTCAGTGCGCAGTGGGGCTCTGCTACGGACATGGTGCCCAACGTCTACCAG GTGTCCATCCTGGCCCGGCTGCCTGCACTGGGGCTGCGTGTGCTGCAGTTGCACAAGTCCTTCAACAGCCATGCCACGCTGAAGTCCTCCGTGCGCCTGTACCTGCACGGCCGGGACTTGCCTGTGCGTAAGCAGGAGGCCGTACCCGTGCACGTCTTCCCAGCCACCACTGATGACTTCTGTCTGGAGAACCAGCACCTGCAGGCCTGCTTCTCGGGACACTCAGGCTTGCTGCAG AGCATCCGCCGAGCTGGGGAGGAGCGGGAGCAGAGGGTGAGCAGTGAGTTCCTTGTCTATGGCACCAGGACCTCCAAGGACAAAAGTGGAGCCTATCTCTTTCTGCCTGATGGCGAGGCCAAG ccctACGCGCCCAAGGACCCCCCAGTGGTGCGAGTGACAGAGGGACCCCTCTTCTCAGAGGTCGCCAGCTACTACCAGCACATCCAGACTGTGGTGCGGCTTTACAATGTGCCGG GGGTGGAGGGCCTGTCCCTGGACATGTCTTGCCTGGTGGACATCCGTGACCACATCAACAAGGAGCTGGCCCTGCGCTTCAGCACTGACATTGAGAGTGATGACACCTTCTTCACAGACCTCAATGGTTTCCAG ATCCAGCCCCGCAGGTACCAGCGGAAGCTCCCGCTGCAGGCCAACTTCTACCCCATGCCCACCATGGCCTACATCCAGGACATGCAGAGCCGCCTGACGCTGCACACAGCCCAGGCCCTGGGGGTCTCCAGCCTCGGCAGCG GCCAGCTGGAGGTGATCCTGGACCGGCGCCTCATGCAAGATGACAACCGGGGCCTGGGCCAAGGGCTGAAGGACAACAAGCGGACCTGCAACCGGTTCCGCCTCCTCCTGGAGCGCCGTGCCACCGCCAACAAG AGCTCCAGCTTCTTTTCCAAACTGGCCTCCGTGTTTAAAGCCTTGGGCTTCCCCGGCACCAGGACTGGCAGCCCAGAG GTGCAGGACAGCCGCCCGATCagcttcccctccctgctgagCCACATCACCTCCATGCACCTCAACGCCGAAGCCTTGGTCATGCCCGTGGCCCAGGAGAAGCCGCCAGCCCTGCGCTCCTTCATGCCCCTTTCCACCACCTTCCCCTGTGACTTTCACATCCTTAACCTGCggatgctgcaggcagag GATGACTCCCTACCCTCGGCTGAGGCAGCCCTGATCCTGCACCGCAAAGGCTTTGACTGCAGCTTGGAGGCCAAGAACCTGGGGTTTAACTGCACCACCAGCCAGGGCAAG CTGGCCTTGGGTGGCCTGTTCCAGGGGCTGGAActgggctccctgcagcccacctcGCTGACTTTGATGTACCCGCTGGGCACGGCCTCCAACAGCACCAACATCCACCTGGACCCCATGGAAATTGCCACTTTCCGCATCCGCCTGGGGTAG